TTTAGGGTTGTCATAAGACTCTGCACATGAAGCACCTGGCATGGTGCttagcacatagtaaatgctcagctAACTGCTGCTATTTTGAAGATGCCATTGCATGTATATCCTTccagaacagccgtgggcaaactacggcccacgggccaaatccggcccgtttgaaatgaataaaactaaaaaaaaaaaaaaagaccgtacccttttatgtaatgatgtttactttgaatttatattagttcacacaaacactccatccatgcttttgttccggccctccggtccagtttaagaacccattgtggccctcgagtcaaaaagtttgcccacccctgttccagAACAAACCCCTATTTTTTGGGTGGTAGGGTTTGGTCTTTGTCCCAGGCAACCAGAGCGTTTTAGATCTTATCTGTCTAGGCGAATGGGCAGGTTGCGTGTGAGGCCACGGCCCAGAATTCCCCTTGCCTTACCTTTGTCCTCAGGTGGCAGGAAATCCCCTTTCCAGAAGGCTTTGATCTCACTTGGAAGCTGGGGGTAGAGAGGGAGATAATCTTCCATGGAGGTGAGTGCCCCCTAGCATGTGTCAATACACCCCAGTTGTCTGCTCACAACAATAATTTGAGACTCCAATTTCGCAACCTCGGAAGCTAGTGAAACGCTGCTAGCAACCtcttggatatttttttttaggaGATTCCGAGGAGCTGCATGTTAGTTTCCACACAAGCTGCCCAGACAACAGGAGAAGAGCTTGCATTCTAGGGATGTGAGTGCAGACTGCCTGTCCATGGGCCAGAGTCACCCACAGAGCCTTTCAGGGGCGCAGAGCCTTTGGTTGTCTGTCTTAGACTTGAATAGGTTGCCaacaatttttaaagatatttttattgatttttagagagagagaaggaagaggaagcgagaaagagaaacatggatgtcaGAGTggaacatcgatcggctgcctcctgcacgcccccaactgggggatCTAGccggcaaccagggcatgtgtcccgATCGGAAAGCAAATTGGCAACCTCTGagatgggacgacactcaaccaactgagccataccagccagggggccaaaaattttttaaataagattacaCATTAAAATGTCCTGAAAAAATCAAATCTGGCCACACTGGACCCATTGGCTGAGTGTGGCAACCAATGGCTGAGTGTGATCAGCCTCTTTATTGGGACACATGAAGGCTAGTTTGTCACTCTTACACCAGGGTTACCTGCCTGGCTGCTGTTGGCATCTGAGTTTGGACCCCTGACCTAGCTGGTGTTTTGGAAAAATTACTCTGCCAGCAACAAGGTATGGGgcttgaggtgtgtgtgtgaatttgaaGGCCAAGGGAATAGTGGGATATTCCCAGGCTCTCAGAAGAGTCATGGAACAATCCCTGCAAAGCTCttagggcagggcctggctcaaTATGTTTTAGCTGCTTTATAAAAACCAGCTCttgaatcccagcaacaacacagagtggtgcctggtacgtggtgccttgttgtgttgtattttgtgcctttaaatcaacgcagcagattcaaacaacagcagcctcctgagcaccacaccctctgtctgaggaacagcagctgtacgtgaaaccttcccctaccagccagaagagctaccacagctgtgaacagcacccaccagaggagctgctgccaactgagaagcagctgctaccgcaaccgcccgaagagcaaccacagcccaaggagtcactgccaccaagggagcagccactgaacgactcaacgtctagatatgtcagtgtgatcaaacatgggtagacaaagaaacccccaaaggaaagaaaaagaggactcgccagaaaagcagctaagtgatacagaggcatgcagcatgaccgaaaaagaattcagaataagggtcctagagtgcataaaccggatggaggaaaaaaatcaacaacttatgcaagaagcaagaagaaacagatggaaaaatcaataacttaagtaagacccaagaagaaatgaagagtgatatagctgcaataaaaaacaccattgaaagtatcaacagtagactagaagcagaagaccgaattagtgaattagaagacaaggaagcaaaacacacccaaactgtactgcaattggagaaaaaaattaaaagacaggaggagagcctaagggagctttgggacaacatgaaacgaaacaacatatgaataataggggtgccagaacaacagaaagaggaacaaggattagaaaacctactcgaagaaataatatcagaaaactttcctgaggtggggaagaaaaaagtcacacaagcccagagagtcccaaacaaggtgaacccgaaaagacccacaccaagacacatcataattaaaatgccaagagcaaaagacaaagagagaatcttaaaagcagcaagagaaagaaactcagttacttacaagggaatacccatacgactgtcagctgatttctcaacagaaactttgcaggccagaagggaatggcaagaaatattcaaagtgatgaatgccaagaacctacaaccaagattactttatccagcaaaactatcattcagaactgaaggtcagataaagagcttcacagataaggaaacgctaaaggagttcatcaccaccaaaccagtattatatgaaatgctgaaaggtatcctttaagaagaggaagaagaagaaaaaggtaaagatacaaattatgaacaacaaacatgcatctatcaacaagtgaatctaagaatcaagtgaataataaTCTGGTGACCATAATAggatcagggacatagaaagggaatggactgactcttcttgggggggaaaggggtgtgggagatgcgggaagaggctggacaaaaatcgtgcacctatggatgaggacagtgggtggggagtgagggcggagggtggggcgggaactgggaggaggggagttatgggggggaaaaagaggaacaaatgtaataatctgaacaataaagatttaattaaaaagattaaCACTATTGTCAATTTTACTAACATTGTAAGAATTTAGATTTAATTCTACTGGCAAATAAAAAAAGCATAGGAATTTGCTTTTgttcaaagaaaaaacaacaacaaaaaactaagacCAGTTCCTTACGGATCCATCTGCCTCGAAGGGACAGCAGCTCCTCCGGCCACGTTGCCACGGCAACCGGGGGATACTGGTCCCTCCCGGCTggggctggccacagctcccacGCTGGGCTTGTCCCTGCCCCGCAGCTGCTCCCCCCTCCCACGACGCCCGCAGGCTGTGGTGTTACTTGTGGAGGTAGGCGTCCAGCCACAGCTCCCCGGACTTCTTCAGGGACCCGACGATGTCCTGCAAGGCCCTCAGCAGCGGCTTCTCCTGGTACTCGATGCCGTGCTTGGCGCACAGCGACCTCACCAGCGGGGCCACCTTGTGGAAGCTGTGCCGGGGCATTGTGGGGAAGAGGTGGTGCTCGATCTGGAAGTTGAGGTGCCCGCTGAACCAGTCGTTGAAGAAGGACTGCTCCACGTTGCAGGTGGCTACCAACTGGCTGCTGAACCAGTCACGGTAGGGCTCTCGGTCAATGTCCATGACGATGTGATTCATCTGCGTGACCCACACAAACCAGTGGCTCTCCAGGAACCTGATGAAGTTGAGGAAGAGGATGGCTCCCAGGACGCCGTAGAAAGGGACGTAGGTGGCGAAGTAGCGGGCGTAGTAGCTGATGGGCCAGGCCAAGTCCACCCAGTCTTTGCGGACGATCATGGTCCTGATGATCTCGTAATGGAAGTACAGGGGGATGAGCAGCGGCGGCCCAATCAGGAAGAAGTACCTGTGCTGGTGGTTGTAGGGCAGGTATTTCAGCTTCTTCTTGCGGTATTCAATGGGCTGCCCCTCGCCCAGCAGAAGAGGTGCAGCATGTCCACGTCCGGGTCCTTCTGGAAGATGTTGGGCTTGGCGTGATGCTGGAAGTGGCGATGGTTCCACCAGTTGGCAGAGACACCCTTCAAGTGGCCGATGACGAACTTGTGGACGATGTGGTTCCACGTGGACTTCTTGTAGACAGAGAGGTGGCCTTAGTCGTGCTGCAGCCAGCCGGCCTGGGCCTGCGAGGTAGCGAGGACAAAAGCCGTGATGAAGGTCGGGATCCAGCCGTTGCCGAAGTAGAAGATGGTGAACCAGGCGAGGCTCTCCATGACGATGATGTGGgccagcaggaggaggaagagcaggtggTTGCTCTTGAACAGGTTCATGTCCTCGGCCGTCTTCCTCAGGGCGCGGAAGTCCTCGGTGATCTGGGAATTCTTGCCGCGGTCCTGGCTGGGTTCCTCCGGCGCCAGCTCGCCGATCAGCAGGGGCTTCAAGAACTTGCGCACAAAATCAAGGTCACGGTGGAAGGCTTGGAAGGCATCCGTGGAGTCTTCCCCCGCGTAGTGCCCGATCACGCGGTGGCCCCCCGGGTGCCGGCTGGACCACTTGGTGATGTTGTAGACCTTGCGGGCGATGACGAGCCACTTGTCCGTGCGCAGGTTGTGCTTCTGAATCTCCTCCCAGCTGAAGGTGGGCATAGGCGCCTCGCGATCGGGAGCCCCCTCACCCTGgttcttccccttccccatggTGCCTGCAGATCGGAGTGCCCCGCGCACAGCAGCAGCCCTGGCGCCGGTTGCCCGAGAGTGAGAGAGTGCGGCCCAGCCTTGCACTCCTTGGGCTTTtgtcttctcctcctctttcttctcctccttcttctcctcctcctcctcctcctcccctccccctccccctccccctccccctcccgctcctcctcctcctcctccccccgcgcccctccccccacttcttcGACGTTGCTGGGAGCGGGCTGCACAGTGTCCCTCGGAAGATCCCCGGCTCCCCGGTGCCCCGAGCTGTCCCCTCCTTCGCCCGCCAGCCCGCGCTGGACTTTTGCCACCAGTAAGAACTCGGTGCTCAGGGCCTCACCGcctcccccgcccagcccccggggtcccccccctccccccccgccccgggctccGCATCCTCCAGCCGCCCGGGTTTCCACAGCGATCAGCAGTGGGCCCGGAGGATCTTTCGAAGGCCAGCGCCCTGGAGTGGTCTggctcccccgcccgcccccgccgggGCGGCCCTGCAGCGGGCGAGATGTGTCCCACGTCCTCCCTCGCCTTGCCCTCGCCGCCGCCAGGCTTGGAGCCCTCGGGGGCGCAcgtgcacgcgcgcacacacacgcccGTGCACGGTTTGCACCTGATGCTGCACAAAGACGGCTaggtcctggggaggggagggaaggggaagggaggggaggggaggggaagggaggggacgggaggggaagggaggggaggggaggcgaagggaggggaggggaggcgaagggagaggaggggaggggggtgggcgggCTGGTGGCGCCGGGGACTCCCCTCCCCAGCTCGCTGGTGACTGTGCATTTCTTTTGTAAGAAATATAGTAATATatgtattaattaaattttattttatgttattaaaatataataaatagccctggttggtttgcTTAGTGGTAAGAGTCTCAGCtcacagaccgaagggtcctgggttcaatttctggtcaagggcacataccttccagcaggttcaatccccgcctctggtcagggctccagcaggaggcaaccaatccatttgtctctcttttctctctctctccccttcccttctactctctaaaaatcaatggaaaaaatgtcctcgctCATGGGGGAggatatgttatatatataatagaagAGTAATTTTACcagctgtccctgtccctctTCTCAGCCTTCTCTCTTgacctaattctttttttttctttaaagaatgtcatctttctttaaaaaatatattttattgattttttagagagaggaagggagagagatagatagtcagaaagatagatgagagagaaacatcaatcagctgcctcctgcacatctcctactggggatgtgcccgcaacccaggtacatgcccttgaccggaatcgaacctggggcccttcagtctgcaggccgatgctctatccactgagccaaaccggttttggcatgaatgtcatctttttaaaaagatttttttcagagaggaatggaaaggaagagagagaaacatcaatgagaggggaaacatcgatcagctgcctcctgcacacccccatcagagatcaagcccccaacccaggcatgtgccctgacggcgggtcggggtgggggcaggggggggggaatCCAATCTGCAACCTCTTAGTGCATGGAccgccactcaaccactgagcataccagccaTGCTTTGGGCTTGActcaattcttttttgttttgttttgttaatcctccccccagggtatttttccactgcttttcatAAAGcatgggaagggaggagggtggggggagagaaagagagggtggggggagagaaagagagatatcaACTGGTCGCCTCCAGCGTTGACcgaaaatcgaacctgggaccttttggtgtGCGGGCTGATGatccaactactgagccacattggccagggcttgACTCAACTCTTGATCACTCCCAACAAACATGAGCTCATAATGGTACTATTCCTTTCAGTATTTACTATCTATTAACCCCAGAGTACGCTCCTATGCAAGGAGATGTAAAGATATAGTCACGTTCTCCAGGTGATAAGCATGCACGCCAAATTTTAAGGTGTGTTAAACAGGTTTTTTACTTCcctacatttattattttgaaaatatatatttttattaattacagaggaagaaaggagggaagggagggagggaaggaaagaaggagggaggaagggaggggaagaaggagggagtggggaggggatgagggaggGATAGGAGCATCagcgatgagaatcattgatgggctgcctccgacacgccccccactagggcttgagcccacaacccggggaaTATGCCATGACCTGGAATCTAACagagaccttctggttcataggtagatgctcaaccattgagccacacaggccggctccctttatttattctcttaattCATATCCATTCATTCCCAGCTTGGGGGCGGTTATTTACGTGCGCATGCGCTACCCTGGCGGCTTGTGTGGGCGGCGCCACCGGGAGGTCCCGCCTTCTGACCGACCATTGGCCGGCTCCACCAGCTCTCCCCTGATTGGTGTCCGTAGGCCGGCCCCGCTGCCTATCAAAGTTGGCGGGAAAGTGGCTGCCGAGCGTAATGGCAGCGGCAGAGGGGGCGGACTCGTTTTCGGGCGGCGGCCCGGGGGCAGTGAGGCTGCCGTCGTCACCGCCGATCAAGGTGCTGGCGGAGCAGCTGCGGCGCCACACGGAAGGCGGCCCGGGCGCGTGGTGGCTGTCTCGGGCGGCGGCGGGCCGCGCGCCGCTGGAGCTGGCGGCCGTGTGGATGCAGGGCACGGTGGTGGAGGCGGGCGGCGGCAAGGCGCGGCTGCGGGACCCGAGCGGGACCTTCTCGGTGTGCGGCCTGGAGCGGGTGCCGCGCGGGCGGCCCTGCGTCGCCCCAGGTAATGGCCAGAGTAGAACTCGGGGCTGACCCTTGTTGTGTGCggccagagggcagggcctggtcGTCCCTCCTCCGGGCTTTGCCAGTGCCGGTTCCCAGCTTCAGGACCCTTCCTTCCGGTTCCCACCCCAGTCTGGCGTCGCCCCAGCTGACCTGATGATAGGCATCACCTGCAGCCGGATTTTTTAAAGTGCAGGTTCCTAGGACCAGCGTCCCGcacctccccaacacacacactccatGCAGCGCGcgggcgcacacacacatacacacctccTAGTTGTAATCTCCAGGGAAGGGACCCCAGCATTGTTTTTGCAACAAGCCCCTCCCCAGGAggtgatttttcaaaaaattgtgACCATTGTGTCTCACCATGAAATAAGTACTCCTGTTcccttgccccagcccctgccccattgTTGAgcgcccctccccctcagccctcTGCTGCAGCATtagcccagcacagggccagcgaACTGCAGGCTGCCTCCTCTCTTCAGAGGGTCGACAAGCTGAAAACAGTTTTTACATTTCCAAATGGAAAGAAGTAATATTCAAGCATCAGTGGAATTCAAGCATCAGTATCTCTAAAGGTTTTCTTTGAGATAAAACTTTAatacatttctgtattttttccttttatagatttgagagagaggaagggagaaggaaagagagcatcgattggttgccttccacactcactcctcaacctgggcatgtgccttgagtAGGAATCAACCTGTGACCTTTGGGTGCACTGGAttatgcttaaccaactgagccacaccggccagggctctaagTAAAGGTTTATTGCGACACATTTATATACTATCCAGGGCTGTTTTCGCATTACAACCGCAGAATCAAGTATTGCGATAGACACACTATCCTctgcaaagcctgaaatatttcaGTATCTGGCCctctacagaaaaagtttgctgacccttgGCCTAGCATGCAACTGGAGCTGCTTGGTGTCTCCCATGTCTAGTCCCAGCCATGGCATGACTTTGGCATCAGTAGGTACCTTAGCATTTGAACTGATGGGCATTGGTGAACCTGTCTGACTTACCCACTGCCTGAATGCCTGCAGGCAGGGGTCGTGGCATTGCCTTTCCTTAATTAATACTAAATCTTGATTGACAGCCTAGTTATTGCCTGCTGGCAGGGAGCCAAGAAAGTAAACAGACCACTAAAACACGAAGTAATATCTAGGCTTGAGCACAGGTTGCCAGAGGCGCAGAGGAGCGGCAACCTGCCCAGGCCTGTAGGGTCAGGGAAGGCTTATTGGAGGAGGTGACCTGAAGGATGTGTTGGAGTTACCTGTAGGGACCAATCTACCCAGGTTGCCTAGGATGGAAGGGGGTCCAGGCAACCCCTGTGGAACTTTCAGTTTTAAAACCAGAACAGTTGGTCACCCTATGTCTGTCTGAGGCAGGAGATTGTCCAGGTCTATGGAACAGCATGTGCAGAGCCTTGGAGGTGAGAGAGAGCCCCGTACCTTTGGGGAGCCTGACGCAGAATGTGGGGCAACAGTGAAAGGTGGGAGGGCTCCCATCCTGCTGAGCTTTTGTGGAAGGACCTGCCTGTTTCAAGGTGGCCATTGGCTATATTCATCATGTCAGTGCTGTACTCCCATTGCTTTCTTCTCTGGAACAGCCAGCAGTGTGTTTCCATAAATGTCAGGGGCTGCATATGCAGAATTGAGTCAGAACTCTCCCAGTCTGCAGTGGAGAGGGGAGAAACACAGTGCCAAGACTGCACGTTGGGATCAGAGGGCTCTGGAGGCAGGAGCTGCGTTTGAGAAAGGTTGCTGATGCAATGCGATAGGGATGGTTGTGAAGAGGAAGCAGCTGGAAGCAGACCAGCTGGAAGCGATTGAAATGTCCAGGGGATGAAGGCCTGACCAAAGGGGAGACAGTGGGGAGAGACGATGGAGGAGCAGGAATGGGTAGACTAGACAGGTCTAGTAGCCAGCTTGTCTGATCTCAGGCAGGAGAGCACGCATGCCTTTGAGCTCATCCCTCTAGTTGTGGGTGCCTTCCCAGTGCGTCTCCTGTTAGCTCTCCTGGTTAGGATCTCCTGGGgcttgttctttcttttcctgtgtctttgttcattgtttgtttgttttttgagcgTTCTGTCTTTACCAGCACTTCAGGGCCATTCACAGAGGGTATGGCAAATGTATTTTTAGAACTAGCCTCTGTCACTGAGGAATGCTATGTTATTTGCTTAGTAGAATCTGGAGGC
This is a stretch of genomic DNA from Myotis daubentonii chromosome 4, mMyoDau2.1, whole genome shotgun sequence. It encodes these proteins:
- the LOC132233086 gene encoding LOW QUALITY PROTEIN: acyl-CoA 6-desaturase-like (The sequence of the model RefSeq protein was modified relative to this genomic sequence to represent the inferred CDS: inserted 1 base in 1 codon; substituted 1 base at 1 genomic stop codon), translated to MGKGKNQGEGAPDREAPMPTFSWEEIQKHNLRTDKWLVIARKVYNITKWSSRHPGGHRVIGHYAGEDSTDAFQAFHRDLDFVRKFLKPLLIGELAPEEPSQDRGKNSQITEDFRALRKTAEDMNLFKSNHLLFLLLLAHIIVMESLAWFTIFYFGNGWIPTFITAFVLATSQAQAGWLQHDXGHLSVYKKSTWNHIVHKFVIGHLKGVSANWWNHRHFQHHAKPNIFQKDPDVDMLHLFXLGEGQPIEYRKKKLKYLPYNHQHRYFFLIGPPLLIPLYFHYEIIRTMIVRKDWVDLAWPISYYARYFATYVPFYGVLGAILFLNFIRFLESHWFVWVTQMNHIVMDIDREPYRDWFSSQLVATCNVEQSFFNDWFSGHLNFQIEHHLFPTMPRHSFHKVAPLVRSLCAKHGIEYQEKPLLRALQDIVGSLKKSGELWLDAYLHK
- the RMI2 gene encoding recQ-mediated genome instability protein 2; translation: MAAAEGADSFSGGGPGAVRLPSSPPIKVLAEQLRRHTEGGPGAWWLSRAAAGRAPLELAAVWMQGTVVEAGGGKARLRDPSGTFSVCGLERVPRGRPCVAPGKYVMVMGVIQAYSPEPCLQAVKMTDLSDNPVHESMWALEVEDLHRNIP